The Coturnix japonica isolate 7356 unplaced genomic scaffold, Coturnix japonica 2.1 chrUnrandom607, whole genome shotgun sequence genome segment GAGATTCCCCATATCCCTCTTTATTCCACCCATGACCCGATGCAGCCCACTTCCCgcccattcccattcccattgcCTTTAACCCCCACCCATTTGTTCCCCTAGGGTGGACGCCTCCACAGGATTCACCACCTCCACAAGTCACATACCATGTACGAGCTGGTCGTAATGCATTTTCATTACCACACGCCAGGTGCTTCTCTCCCCCATCGCGCTGGCAGTGACTTCACAGTGACAACGCGCTCCTTCGACCTCCCTACCATGATACGGCAATCGCACCAGCTCCATAACTCGGCCCTCGGCGAGCCGTTGTTGGTCTCCACTTTAACTATCGGCCCCTATTACTCACCACCCATTTACTAGCAAGGGCGTCAGCCCCATTCAATCCCCCACGCATAGCCCTCCTTTAGCTCCCTGCCTGGTAGACCGCCGTCACCGGTGGATCGTGTTGTTTGGGTTTGCTGCGTCCACCCCTATGTGTTTCCCCCCATAAGTGGTGGTGTGCCCTTCTGATACTGAGTACCCTCCATATCCCTTTTAtcccccctattacccccatacTCTCCCCTTAACTCCCATAGACCCCTCCCATTATCTCTCCTGTTAATTCGGTCCATTAACCACCGCGAATCCCCAAttaaccccccatagacccccatatcccctttaCTCCACTCCATTAACCCCCATAGTCCCTTTACCCCCAGGCCGATGCAGCCACTCCCCCCGTTCCCATCCCATTGCCCCCACATTAACCCCCATATCCTCCTTTACTCCCCATAGTCACACCCCATATCCCTTGTTTctcccattaacccccataagaccccccgTAATCCCCTTtagacccccattaacccctatatcccccctttatcccccatagaccccccatatccccttgtTTTCCCCGCGataacccccatagacccatgatatcccctttatttccccactaacccccatatccccccttacTGCCCCCAAGACCCGCCCATATCCCTTGTTTCCCGCCATtaacccccatagaccccccataaTCCCTTGTTCCCCATAGACACCATTATCCCCTTTActcccccatagacccccccattatccccttgtttcccccattaaccccccatagGCCCCGATATCCCCTTTAttcccccattaacccccatatcccctttaTCCCCCCAGGCCCGATGCAGGCCCACCCCCCCAGTTCCTAatcccattgccccctatgTAACCCCCCACCACATTTGTTCCCTCCTAGGCCCTTCCAGACCCATCTACCCCTCCATACCCCCCAcgcccccagccctgctctacCTCTCtgccccccatagacccccatatcctTGTTTCCCCACGCTTTaacccccatatctcccatttactccccattaaccccccatatcccccctttACTTCCCCGTAGATCCCCCACCCCCTTTTGTGGTTCTCCCTTTCCCATAAGGCCCTTTAACCCCCCGTATCCCCTTAttccccattaacccccatatccccttacTTTCCCCACTAGACCCTCCCATATCCCCTGTTTTCTCCCATTAACCCCACTAGACCCATGATATCCCTTTAttcccattaacccccatacTCCCATTTAATCCCCCGCCAGGCCCAGAAGCACGCCACCgccccattcccatcccaatTGTTTCCCCATCCCTAACACCCCCACCCCTCTTTGTTTCCCCCAATAAGGCCTTTTAACCCCCACTATGCCCTTTGTTTCCCTCATAGCCCCCCACTATCCCCTTTATTCCCGCATCAGCGCCCCCATAATCCCCGTCTGTTttccccattaacaccccatatccccccattaacCACCCCATAGTACCCCCCCTCGTCCATCATCCCTTGTTATCCTCCCTATTAATTTACCCATATCCCTTGTTGTTCCGCCCCAATTAACCCCACCATATTACACCATTTAACCCGgttataccccatagacccgcCCATATCCCTGATTCCCCCATTAACATCTCCCCAGCTATCCCTTGTTTCCCCtttacccccatatccccttactccccattaaccccaccATATCCTTGTTTCCCCCTTTAATCCCCATAATCCCCCTTGTTttccccattaaccccccatatccccttgtTTTCCCCATAAAGCCCCCATATTCCCTCTTTActcccccattaccccccatatctccccttTAAATTCACGCCATTAACACCATCCAATATCCCCTTGTTTCCCCTTACACCCATGATCCCCCTTTActcccccatagaccccccatatccccttgtttcccccattaaccccccatagaccccccgTATCCCCTTGTTttcccccattaaccccccatagaccccccatatccccttgtttcccccatagaccccccatatccccttgtTTCCCCCATAGACCGCCATAGACCCCCGATTAGACCTCCAATATCCCCTTGTTTCcaccattaaccccatatcccctttGTTTCCCCTCataccccccatagaccccccatatccccttgtttcccccattaaccccatatccccctttaTCCCCACGGCCGCAATGCAGGCCCACcgccccatccatcccattgCCCCTTTAAACGCCCCCGTATCCCCTTGGTTTCTCCATAGACCCCCAATAATCCCCCCctaccctccccccccccccataaccgATATCCTTGTCTTCGCCCCACCCACCTCAGACCCCTTTAACTCCCCCAATAGCACCCCCATCATCCTCTTGTTTCCTTCCCATAACCTTTCCCATACCAATACCCTTTCATTATACTTTCCAAGTCACCACATGCCCTTTActcccataacccccataaccccgATATCCTTTAttcccccatataccccatatcccttTAAttccccattaaaccccataatCCCTTATCCCCTCAGGCCCGATGCAAGCCCACCCCCCCATTCCCAGATCCCATTgcccattaaccccatatccccctttaCGCCCCCAGGCCCGATGCAGCCACCCCCGTTCCCATCCATTGCCCCCCATTTAACCCCTATCTCCCCCCTTTAAAaagcccccagccccaacacccttgcccccattaaccccatatccctttAACCCCCCAGCGCCGAGTGCAGCCCCCCCCGTCCcatcccattgcccccattaacccctatcTCTCCCCTTtaagcccccagccccacacccttGTCCCCCAATTAACCCCCCATATCCTTGTTtcgccccatagacccccatatccccattgcCGCCAcattaacccccatatcccctttaCCCCAGGCCGATGCAGCCACCCCCCGTCCCATCCCAATTGCCCCCATAACCCTATCTTCTCCCTTtaagcccccagccccacacaccctTGGCCCCCATTAACTCCCCTCATAATCCCTTTACCCCAGGCCCGATGCAGCCCACCCCCCGTTCCATCCCATTTGCCCATTAACCCCATCATCCCCCTTTTCCCAGGCCCGATGAGCCCACCCCCCCGTTCCcacccattgccccccattaaCCGCTATCTCCTCCCTTTAACCCCAGCCCCCACACCCttgcccccattaaccccccatatccccttgttccccatagcccccatatcccaatgccccattaacccccatatcccctttaCCCCCCAGGCCCGATGCAGCCCACCCCCCCGTTCCcatcccattgcccccattaaCCCTAATCTCTCCCCTTTAaagtccccagccccacacccctTGACCCTCCGATTAACCCATATCCCTTTACCCCCCAGGCCCGATGCAGCCCACCCCCGTTCCCATCCCCATTGCgcccccccattaccccatcTCCCCCTTTAAGCCCCCAAGCCCCACCCttgcccccattaaccccccatatccccttgtATTCCCCCATAGACCCGCACCAtatcccattgccccccattataccccccaATATCCCTTTACCCCCAGGCCCGATGCAGCCCACCCCCCCGTTCCCATCGCGCTGGCTCTCAGCCCTGAACTCGGTGGCTCAGTTTTTCCTATTCCCGGCCTATTCCACCCTCAACCACCTCCTGGATCTCCAACCCACCACGGCCCAGCGGCGGCGCCGCCGTCACCCCATGGCGGCCATGGCCATCACGGCGGCCTCGGCTTCGGTTCTGCTGCTCCTATTGGTCCTGTTCATCCCATTGGCCCTATTGGGTTTATTGCTTTGGTTACCGGCTCAAGCCAAACGAAGGGAGTTTGGTTATCACTATTCACCGTCGGCAACCGGAGCCGCCCCGGTGACGCCGTGGGAGagacaagatggccgccatgATGGCCGACAAGATGGCCGACAAGATGGCTGTCAAGGTGATGGCCGACAAGATGGCcgacaagatggccgccaagatggctgccaccaagatggccgccatgATGGCcgacaagatggctgccaaaATGGCcgacaagatggccgccaagaTGGACgccaagatggctgccatgATGGCCGCCAAGATGGCCGACAAGATGGCctccaagatggccgccatgGTGGTTGCCATgatggctgccaagatggccgccaagaTGGTGGTCGCCAAGATGGACGCCAATATGGCCGCCAAGATGGATGCCAAGATGGCCGACAAGATGGCcgacaagatggccgccatgGTGGTTGCCATgatggctgccaagatggccgccaagaTGGTGGTCGCCAAGATGGCCGACAATATGGCTGGCAAGATGGccgccaagatggccgccaagaTGGCCACCAAGACGGCCGCCAAGAAGGCCGACAAGATGGCcaacaagatggccgccatgATGGCCGCCAAGATGGTGGTCGCCAAGATGGCCGACAATATGGCTGGCAAGATGGCCACCAAGATGGCCGCcgccaagatggctgccaatatggctgccaagatggccgccaagatggccgccgcTTCACGTTCGTTAGCGCCAACGTGTGCCTGCTGCCCAGCGGGTTGGCCAAGTTCAGTAACCTGGGTGAGACCAGGAGCAGGGCCCGGTTCTTGGCCCGGTGTCTGGTACCGGATGGAGCCACCGAGACGGAGCCGCTGGTGGGGGACACAAGGAGACGGGGGTACGGGGGGGTACGGACACAGGAGCTGAGTGTGCGTGGAGCGTGGAGGTGGTATGGGGGTGTGGGGGAcatatggggtatggggggatatggggggtaggggatatgggggaggtatggggggatatgggggatatgggggtggggggaggatatggggggatatgggggggtaatggggtatGGGGAGATATGaaggggggtatggggggaggatgggggtgtggggggatatgggggggtatgaAGGGatatggggaatgggggggtagggggggtatgggggatatgggggaggaTACTGGGGGGATTGCGcgggaatatggggggatatggggggcagggggggataagggggtatggggggatcatggggggatatgggaagGGTAtggaggatatgggggggatcattgggggggtatgggggggatatggggggatatgggggggggtatgggaggatatgggggcaggggagaaaggagaaggaatggggggcaggggggaatggggtggaagggggatatgggtggggggaaatgggggcagggggggcaatggggaggaggggggcaatggggggtaGCGGGGTgaatgggggggaaggggaggatgggggggcaggggggaatggggaggaaggggggattggggggcagggggtgaattgggagggaagggggaaatggggggcaggggggtgaATGAGAGGAATTGGGGCGGcaggggggaaggggagaaggagggatACTGGGGCaagggggtcaatggggggaaggggggcCAATGGGGGCAGGGGAGAAAGGGGGGAGAATGGGGGGAGAGTAGGACGGGGAGATGGAGCAGGGATCCACGAGATAGAGGGGAAAGTCGAGACTGTGGGCTCAAGTGAGATGTATAAGGAGCTGGTGGAAGGGGAGGAACAGCTGGGGGGGCAGGGGGTCAAATGGGGAGCGAGTCATTGGCGAGGCAATCGAGCGGCAGGACCATGTAGGGAGAGGCGGATAAACggaggagggatggaagggGCGGCCAATGAGTAGGATAGAATGGGAGGGCTATAAGTGGGGGGCAGGGGATGGCGAGCATTGAGGAGCGGGAAGGGGggaatgggggtaatgggggaaGCAGGGGGAGCTAGCACATAGGGGGGGAGGCAGTAAAAGAAATAGGAGGGCGAACCAAAAGAGAGGCATCGACATGGGGGGCTGAGGCGGTGTGACATGGGGAGCGATGAGATGATGTTATAGCGGCAGCCACCtcggtggggatggggggaggagATGGTACCGGGGGGGGTACGGAGGACAGGAGAGGAGCAGATGTGTGGATGgagggggtatgggggtattGAGGGGGTATGGGCGatatggggcaatggggaggATGCTGGGGGCAAATGGGCCGCATggcagggagaaaaagggaggggaaggggaaaatgaggGGCATGGAAGGGACAATTGGGACAGGGGGAAAGATGGGGGACGCAGGGCAGCGCTTGTAGAGATGGAGCCGCCTAAGAGTACTGGAGGGCGCAGTGGGACAAGGGGTGAAATGGGGAGGCGTaatggggggagaggggaagcgGTTGGGCGTGGATATGGGGCAATCGGGAGGACTGAGGGTATCCGGGGGGcgggggaaggaaaggaggggaaggggaggaaatgggggCGGGGAAGAAATGGCGGGGAATGGGAATAGAGGGCACAGGGGGAAGAATGGGGGATGGGGGTACATGGGGACGGACTAGGGGGGCATTACTATCAGTTGGGcagggggtgatgggggggtatgggggatatgggggggtggggatatggggcaggggtgGACTGGGGGGCAATGAGGGCAGGGGGGCAATGGGGTAAGGGGGTCAATGGGAGGATGTGGGGTGGaaatggggtatatggggaaatgggggcaggggggtgatgggggggaaggggggatgGGTAATGGGGGgcagggggatatgggggaatgggggaaaaTAGGGGGAACAGGGGAGAATGGGGAAGGAATGGGGGTCAGGAGGCgggggggaaaggagaggggaggCAATGGGGGGCTGGGGAGAAAGGGTGGAAGAGGGGTaatgggggcagggggggcaatggggagaATGGGGAAGCAATGGGggatgggggacatggggacagggggggtaggggggtggggggtaatggggaggaggggggcaatggggggccAAGGGGGTGAATGAGGGaaggagggatatggggggtggggggatatggggggcagggggtgaatggggggaaTGAGGGGCAGGGAGGGCAAAATGGGGGaagggggtcaatggggggatgtggggtggaaaatggggtatatggggaaatgggggggcaggggggtgcatggggggaagggggcaatggggggtatgggggcagggggatatggggggaatggggaaaATAGGGGACAGGGGGAGAATGGGGAGGATGGGGGTCAAGGGGAGGAGGGCGGATCGTGAGGTGGGACTATTGGGGTGAAtggaggggaaaggggggaatggggggtaattggggggtaatgggggcagGGGGACGAAAGGGGCgaaagggggaaatggggggcaAGGGGGAATAgtggggggaatgggggaaaaTAGGGGACAGGGGATGAATGCGGGAGGTAAGGTAGGAAATGGGGGcatgggggacaatgggggggaagggggatCTGGGCAGGGGGAGAATGGGGGCAAATGGGGGGCAAGGGGAGaatggggggaagggggcaatggggggcatggggaatatggggggcAGAAGGAGAATGGGGGTAAGGGGGCAATGGGAGGATGGGAGCAATGGGGGATGTGGGTGAGTGGGGAAAGGGGATATGGGCAGGGGGAGAAAGGGTGGGAAAGTGGGGTGGGTAATTGTGTGTGGTGCTAGGGGAATGGGGATGTTGAGTTCgtgtggggacatggggcaatggggggcaggGGTGAAAATAGCGGAATGGGGGGCAGGGgaatggggaggagggggatatggggggcaaggggggcaatggggggatgtggggaggaaATTGGGTATGGGGAAATAGGGGGCAggggagaaagggggaaagggggaaatgggggggaagggggatatgggggggaatgggggaaaTAGGACagggggagaaatggggaggGATGGGTCAGGGGAggtggg includes the following:
- the LOC107307456 gene encoding uncharacterized protein LOC107307456 isoform X2, whose product is MAAMMADKMADKMAVKVMADKMADKMAAKMAATKMAAMMADKMAAKMADKMAAKMDAKMAAMMAAKMADKMASKMAAMVVAMMAAKMAAKMVVAKMDANMAAKMDAKMADKMADKMAAMVVAMMAAKMAAKMVVAKMADNMAGKMAAKMAAKMATKTAAKKADKMANKMAAMMAAKMVVAKMADNMAGKMATKMAAAKMAANMAAKMAAKMAAASRSLAPTCACCPAGWPSSVTWVRPGAGPGSWPGVWYRMEPPRRSRWWGTQGDGGTGGYGHRS